A genomic segment from Flavobacterium inviolabile encodes:
- a CDS encoding Ig-like domain-containing protein, translating into MNHWQKVWGQKWNACYLLVMAFLIGQSMTAQTVLINPAAEGGFENGTTFASNGWTQVDDTTNKWALGTVPGWFSGSRGAYVSNDSGTTWGYNAGATSRSHFYRDVAFPAGATAVNLAFDWRGNGNDGNYDNLMVYVMDTSITPSNVGPTTTNTTTTGWTGYTNGTTGYYLLQRSGTSAPTTTTAVTYTFTTAQLNYVSGKTKRLVFVWKNDGSDGVNPPASLDNISLTATVPSCIAPTAVTVAGITKNAATISWTAPASAPASGYEYEIRTSGAAGSGATGLTTSGTTAAGIVTKNVTGLAASTTYSLYVRSNCGSGDFSAWTSVTSFVTACDYADITGTTPGSVCGNGSATLAATATGGTLSWYAAATGGTALGTGATFATPVISTTTSYWVEAGVPGVASLGPLSPTAQGGTIGTQTVEWNVNFTVTQNTTLTSVDVFPVTSGQTAAIIVRNGSGTVIATYPYTTNVSGGATAQTVILNHALTPGSYQLYPTLPSAGLSRNTTGAVYPYTSSVANITGNGYDANYYMGFYNWVFQASCVSPRTEVVATVTTPPAFTLSTNSTTAVCSGQAAAAVTIATGAANYDTFVWSPATGVTGNAANGWVFNPTATTTYTLTASQSAGACATTASVVVNINPLPVVTVSAANPTVCEGASTTLTALTSVIGPGTVAIGTGTTLTSATNQPTAFCNRFDQYWNQTVYTAAELTAAGLKAGNITSIAYNITTLGDAANVTNFTIRIGTTTNSALTAFTTTGLNLVYGPATYAHAIGVNTITFATPYVWDGVSNIILDIRQDGVDATNNAVTYYTATTGNMTISAVSSTPSSTTVLSTTNPAGTVSTQRLNVVFGGQVVTTGAGTLDWTWTPGNLTGSTVTVSPTTATTYTVRGTNATTGCYTEATVTVNVTSTLAPTGNSTQTINANTAADATIEDIVVTGTAVVWYATSADALANTNPIAAGTQLVSGTTYYAMQTVNGCRSVSPLAVTVTVTLGASSFEIVGLKYYPNPVVDVFTVTYTDAITSVEIFNLIGQRVIAEKPNTNTALIDMSVLPAGAYILQVKANGQSQSIKVIKK; encoded by the coding sequence ATGAATCACTGGCAAAAAGTATGGGGGCAGAAATGGAACGCCTGCTATTTGCTGGTAATGGCTTTCCTTATCGGACAGTCAATGACAGCACAAACAGTGCTGATTAATCCCGCTGCAGAAGGTGGATTTGAAAACGGAACAACATTTGCCAGTAACGGATGGACACAGGTTGACGATACTACTAATAAATGGGCTTTAGGAACAGTTCCAGGGTGGTTTTCGGGGTCAAGAGGTGCTTATGTTTCCAATGATTCCGGAACAACATGGGGTTATAATGCGGGAGCAACCAGCCGATCGCACTTTTACAGAGATGTGGCTTTCCCGGCCGGCGCTACTGCAGTTAATTTAGCTTTTGACTGGAGAGGTAACGGAAACGACGGTAACTATGATAACCTGATGGTGTATGTAATGGATACCAGTATTACACCATCTAATGTTGGTCCTACAACAACAAATACAACAACAACCGGTTGGACGGGCTATACTAATGGCACTACAGGCTATTATTTATTACAGCGTAGCGGCACATCGGCTCCCACAACAACTACTGCGGTAACCTATACCTTTACAACGGCACAATTAAATTATGTTTCCGGCAAAACAAAACGGCTGGTATTTGTCTGGAAAAATGATGGTTCAGACGGGGTGAATCCACCGGCTTCTTTAGACAATATCTCTTTAACAGCTACGGTACCAAGCTGTATTGCGCCTACAGCGGTTACTGTTGCAGGTATTACAAAAAATGCAGCAACTATTTCATGGACTGCTCCTGCATCAGCTCCTGCAAGCGGATACGAATATGAGATCAGAACGAGTGGTGCAGCCGGAAGTGGTGCAACAGGTCTAACAACGTCAGGAACTACAGCAGCCGGAATTGTTACTAAAAACGTAACTGGCTTGGCAGCTTCAACAACATATTCGTTATATGTCCGCTCCAACTGCGGTAGCGGCGATTTTAGTGCATGGACCAGTGTAACAAGTTTTGTGACAGCCTGTGATTATGCCGATATTACCGGAACCACACCGGGCAGTGTTTGCGGTAACGGTTCTGCAACTTTGGCAGCAACGGCAACCGGCGGAACCCTTAGCTGGTATGCAGCAGCAACCGGCGGAACGGCATTAGGAACCGGAGCTACATTTGCAACACCGGTAATTTCAACAACAACCTCTTACTGGGTTGAGGCAGGAGTGCCGGGAGTAGCATCACTGGGACCTCTTTCGCCAACAGCACAGGGTGGAACGATAGGAACACAAACAGTAGAATGGAACGTTAACTTCACAGTTACACAAAATACAACCTTAACATCTGTAGATGTTTTCCCGGTAACGTCAGGACAAACAGCAGCTATTATTGTTAGAAACGGTTCGGGTACTGTAATTGCTACTTATCCGTACACCACAAATGTATCCGGTGGTGCAACAGCACAAACCGTTATATTAAACCATGCGTTAACACCGGGAAGTTACCAATTGTATCCAACCTTGCCATCGGCTGGTTTATCAAGAAATACTACCGGAGCGGTTTATCCTTACACCTCTTCTGTAGCAAACATTACCGGAAACGGGTATGATGCAAATTACTATATGGGCTTCTATAACTGGGTGTTCCAGGCATCATGTGTTTCTCCAAGAACAGAAGTTGTGGCTACGGTAACAACGCCACCGGCATTTACATTAAGTACAAACAGTACAACAGCTGTTTGTAGCGGGCAGGCTGCTGCTGCGGTAACTATCGCAACAGGAGCGGCAAATTATGATACTTTCGTTTGGTCACCGGCAACAGGTGTTACCGGAAATGCAGCTAACGGATGGGTATTTAATCCAACGGCTACCACAACCTATACCTTAACAGCGTCACAATCGGCAGGTGCTTGTGCTACTACAGCTAGTGTAGTAGTTAACATTAACCCGCTACCGGTTGTTACGGTTTCTGCAGCAAACCCAACCGTTTGCGAGGGCGCTTCCACAACATTAACGGCACTTACAAGCGTTATTGGTCCGGGAACTGTTGCTATCGGAACAGGAACAACCTTAACATCGGCAACAAACCAGCCAACAGCTTTTTGTAACCGTTTTGATCAATACTGGAACCAAACGGTTTATACCGCTGCAGAACTTACGGCTGCCGGATTAAAAGCAGGAAATATCACTTCGATCGCTTATAACATTACCACATTAGGGGATGCCGCTAATGTTACGAATTTCACAATCAGAATCGGAACTACGACTAACAGTGCGTTAACAGCGTTTACAACAACAGGATTAAACCTTGTGTACGGACCGGCTACCTATGCTCATGCAATAGGAGTAAATACCATCACATTTGCAACACCTTATGTTTGGGACGGTGTATCGAACATTATTCTAGATATAAGACAGGATGGAGTAGATGCTACTAATAATGCGGTAACCTATTATACGGCTACTACCGGAAACATGACTATTTCGGCTGTTTCATCAACACCGTCTTCTACTACCGTATTGTCTACAACAAACCCGGCAGGAACAGTATCTACACAACGTTTGAATGTAGTATTCGGAGGCCAGGTTGTAACAACAGGAGCAGGAACTTTAGACTGGACCTGGACACCGGGTAACTTAACCGGAAGTACAGTAACAGTATCGCCAACAACAGCGACTACCTACACTGTTAGAGGAACAAACGCAACTACCGGCTGTTATACAGAAGCTACGGTAACGGTAAACGTAACGTCTACACTGGCACCAACAGGAAACAGTACGCAGACTATCAATGCCAACACGGCAGCTGATGCAACAATTGAAGACATCGTTGTAACGGGAACGGCTGTAGTTTGGTATGCAACCTCGGCTGATGCATTGGCAAATACAAACCCGATCGCTGCCGGAACACAATTAGTAAGCGGAACAACCTATTATGCAATGCAGACTGTTAACGGATGTAGAAGTGTTAGCCCGTTAGCGGTAACTGTAACCGTAACATTAGGTGCCTCTTCATTTGAGATCGTAGGATTGAAATACTATCCAAACCCTGTAGTAGATGTGTTTACAGTAACCTATACAGATGCTATCACATCGGTTGAGATATTTAACTTAATTGGTCAGCGGGTAATTGCTGAAAAACCAAATACAAATACAGCCCTTATTGATATGAGTGTGCTGCCAGCTGGAGCTTATATTTTACAAGTAAAAGCGAATGGTCAATCACAATCCATTAAAGTGATTAAAAAATAA